The stretch of DNA GGTGCGGTAGGCGGGAGTGGCGCCGCCTTCCTCCGCATCCTCGGCATCGGATTCGACCGCCTCGAAGGAGGCGACGAAGGCATCGACCGCTGCGCCGTCCGTGCCCGCTTCGCCCATCACCGCGATCAGCGCGCCGCAGGGCAGGGTCTCGCCTTCCTCCGCCACCAGCCGCAGCAGCGTGCCCGCCTGCTTGGCCTCCAGCGTGTTGAGCAGTTTCGACGTCTCGATGTCGGCGATCTCCGCGCCCTCGGTCACGGCGTCGCCCTCGGCAAGGTGCCACGAGGCGAGCGTGCCTTCCTCCATCGACAGGCCCCACTTGGGCATGGTGAGCGCGACGAGCTCTGTCATCGGCGTCACTCCGCCGGGACCGCTTCGCCCAGCGTTGCCCTGACGGCGGCGGCGATGCGGTCGGTCGAGGGCAGGTAGGCGGCTTCGAGATTGGGCGCGAAGGGGACGGGCGTGTGCGGCGGCGTGACCATCGCGACAGGCGCTTTCAGATGCGCAAAGCCCTTGCTGGCGACCAGCGCGGCGATGTCGGCGGCCATGCCGCAGCGGGGCGAGCTTTCATCGACGATGACCAGCCGCCCGGTGCGCTCGACGCTTTCGAGGATCGCCTCCTCGTCCAGGGGCGAGGTCGTACGCGGGTCGATCAGTTCGACCTCGATTCCGTCCTTGTCGAGTTCGTCCGCCACCGCCTTGGCGCGGGGGACCATGGCGGAGAAGGCGACGACGGTCACATCGTCACCCTCGGTCACGAATTCGGCCTCGCCGAAGGGGATGGTGTAAGGCTCGTCCGGCACTTCGGCCTGCGTGTCGTAGAGTGCCTTGTGTTCGAGAAAGATCACCGGATCGTCGTCGCGGATCGCCTGGATCAGCAGTCCCTTCGCGTCATAGGCGTTGGACGGCATCACCACCTTGAGCCCCGGGATATGCGTGAAGATCGGGTGGAGCGCCTGCGAATGCTGGGCCGCCGCGCTCATCCCTGCCCCGATCATCGAGCGGATGACGAGCGGCGTCCTCGCCTTGCCGCCGAACATATACCGGAACTTCGCTGCCTGGTTGAAGATCTGGTCGAAGCACACGCCGACGAAGTCGACGAACATGAGTTCCGCGACCGGACGCAGCCCGGTCGAAGCCGCCCCTGCCGCCGCGCCCATGATCGCGCTTTCGGTGATGGGCGTATCGATCACGCGCGTGCGGCCGTATTTCCCGACCAGCCCCTTGGTCACGCCGAGCACGCCGCCATAGGCATCGTCCTCGCCGCTGCCGCCCGCGCCGCCGGCGACGTCCTCTCCCATGACGATGACATTTTCATCGCGCGCCATTTCGGAATCGAGCGCTTCGTTGATCGCTTGGCGATAGGTCTTGCGGGGCATTGCTTGGCTCGCCTTTTCAGTAGGAAACGTAGACGTCGGTGAGGAGCTCGTCCTCGGCCGGAACGGGGGCGGCTTCGGCGGCATCGATGGCTGCGGCGATAGCCTCGGCGCATTCGCGGTCGACCGCGTCGAGGTCGGCAGGCTCGAGGCGCCCTTCGGACGTCACGCGTTCGCGGAACAGGCGCAGCGGATCGTCGGCGCGCACGCGCTCCAATTCCTCCTTGCTGCGATAGGCTTGCGCGTCGCCGATGAAATGGCCGTGCTGCCTCATGCAGGTGACTTCGATCGCGCTCGGGCCGCCGCCGGTGCGGGCGCGTTCGATCGCCTCGCGCGCGGCCTCGAACACGGCGAAGAAATCGCGCCCGTCGACGGTCGTGGCCGGCATCCCGAAGCCCGCCGCGCGGCCCGCGATGCTGTCCGCTCCGACCGCGTAATCGACCCCCGTGCCTTCGCCATAGCCGTTGTTCTCGAACACGAAGATGGCCGGAAGGCCGAGCACGACGGCGAGGTTCATCGCCTCGAAGGTGGTGCCCTGGTTGGACCCGCCGTCGCCGGTGAAGGACACCGCGACATGGGGCAGGCCCTTGGTCTTGAGAGTGAGCGCCGCGCCAACGACCAGAGGCGGGTTGCCGCCCACGATCGCGTTCGCGCCCAGCATTCCCTTGTCGAGATCGGCAATGTGCATCGAGCCGCCCTTGCCGCGGCACAGCCCGCCCTCGCGCCCGAAGATCTCCTTCATCATGCCCGTGACGTCGCAGCCCTTGGCGATGCAGTGGCCGTGGCCACGGTGGGTCGAGCCGATATAATCCTCGTCCGACAGGTGCAGGCACACGCCGACCGCGCTCGCCTCCTGCCCGGCGTAGAGGTGGACGAAGCCGGGGATGCGGCCCTGTTCGAACTGGGCCTGCACGTTGTCCTCGAAATCGCGGATGAGCCGCATCCGGCGATAGGCTTCGATCAGGGTCGGTCGGTCGAGTTGCATCCCTTTTGATCCCTTCTTTGACCGCAAAACTTTATACAGGCATATCTAAAAATGGAAGTCTTGTCGGTGGGGCTTTGCAATCGCATGGTTTCACGGATCGGCGCGGGGCTGAATGCCCGATTTTGGGAGCGGGGCGGTGGCGAGCGGACACGGCGAGAGCGGCTGGGAGCGCGTTTGCGCAGCTGCCGACATTCCGTCCTCGCGCCCGCTCGCCGTGGAGATCGCAGGCCGCGCGATGTTGCTGTGCCGGGCGGGGGGCGAGGTCTTCGCGGTGGACGCGCGCTGTCCCCATGCCGGCCAATCGCTCGCCGGAGGGCGCGTGCGGGGCGGGGCGATCGCCTGCCCGCACCATGGCGCGCGCTTTCGCCTGTCGGACGGCGCGGCGATTGCCGGGCCGACGAAGCGGGCGCTCGGCTGCCACGCGGTGCGCCTCGAAGGCGGCGAGGTGTGGGTGCGCCCCTGAGGCTTGCAAGATTCATACAGCAATGTAAAAAGGTGCGCGGAGAGGTTCGAAATGCCCCAGCGTTCGCCCAAGGCCCCGCAGCCGACGCTTACCGAAATGCTCGCGCGCGAGAAGCGCCCCGTGCCTGCCGTGCTCGCCGAAAGGGGCGAGGCCGAAGTGCCGGTGCGCCCAATCGACCGGCGGCGCTATTTCGATGCCGACTTCGCCGCGCTCGAGAACGCGCGGCTATGGCCGAAGACGTGGCAGATGGCCTGCCGGGTGGAGGACATTCCCGAGGTCGGCGACTACGTGCTCTACGAAATCGCCGACATCTCGCTGATCGTGGTCCGCTCGGCGCCGGGCACGATCAAGGCCTTCTTCAACGCCTGCCTCCACCGCGGCCGGGCGCTGCGCGACTGCGACGGCACGGCGGAGGAATTTCGCTGCCCCTTCCACGGCTTCACATGGGCGCTGGACGGGTCGTGCAAGCGGCTCGTCAACGAATGGGATTTCGAGCACGTCGACAAGGCCGATTTCGCCCTGCCCGAAGCCCGCGTCGCGACCTGGGGCGGCTTCGTCTTCGTTTGCCCCGACGGATGCGAGGAGAGCCTCGAGGAGTTCCTCGGCCCCGTCGCCGCGGCCTACGAGACGCGCGGCTGGTCGCTCGCCGAGCGGGTCAAGGTGGTCCACGTCCAGAAGATCAACCGCTGCAACTGGAAGATCGCGCTGGAAGCCTTCATCGAGAGCTTCCACGTCACCGAAACCCATTCGAGCGCGGCGCCTTATCTCGGCGATGCCAACACGCAATACGACGTGTGGGAAGGCAGCGCGCACACCCGCATGATAAGCCCGCGCGGGCTCGCCAGTCCGAACATCGAGCCGCTCACCGACGAGCAGGTCTACCGCGAGGGGATGCGCCCCGCGCTGGGCGATGCGGCGGACACGCTGGCGCTGCCCGACACCGCCGAAACCGCGCGCGAGGCGATCGGCGCGGCGCGGCGCAAGGCGCTGGCGGAGCAGGGCGTGCCCTATGCGGAAGAGGCGACCGACTGCGAGCTGATCGACACGATCCAGTACCACGTCTTCCCCAACCTCGTGTGCTGGGCGGGCTGGGGGAGCTACCTCGTCTACCGCTTCCGCCCCTTGGGCACGGACCCCGACATGAGCGTCATGGACATCATGTTCGTCGCGCC from Erythrobacter sp. encodes:
- a CDS encoding thiamine pyrophosphate-dependent dehydrogenase E1 component subunit alpha, which produces MQLDRPTLIEAYRRMRLIRDFEDNVQAQFEQGRIPGFVHLYAGQEASAVGVCLHLSDEDYIGSTHRGHGHCIAKGCDVTGMMKEIFGREGGLCRGKGGSMHIADLDKGMLGANAIVGGNPPLVVGAALTLKTKGLPHVAVSFTGDGGSNQGTTFEAMNLAVVLGLPAIFVFENNGYGEGTGVDYAVGADSIAGRAAGFGMPATTVDGRDFFAVFEAAREAIERARTGGGPSAIEVTCMRQHGHFIGDAQAYRSKEELERVRADDPLRLFRERVTSEGRLEPADLDAVDRECAEAIAAAIDAAEAAPVPAEDELLTDVYVSY
- a CDS encoding aromatic ring-hydroxylating dioxygenase subunit alpha, with the translated sequence MPQRSPKAPQPTLTEMLAREKRPVPAVLAERGEAEVPVRPIDRRRYFDADFAALENARLWPKTWQMACRVEDIPEVGDYVLYEIADISLIVVRSAPGTIKAFFNACLHRGRALRDCDGTAEEFRCPFHGFTWALDGSCKRLVNEWDFEHVDKADFALPEARVATWGGFVFVCPDGCEESLEEFLGPVAAAYETRGWSLAERVKVVHVQKINRCNWKIALEAFIESFHVTETHSSAAPYLGDANTQYDVWEGSAHTRMISPRGLASPNIEPLTDEQVYREGMRPALGDAADTLALPDTAETAREAIGAARRKALAEQGVPYAEEATDCELIDTIQYHVFPNLVCWAGWGSYLVYRFRPLGTDPDMSVMDIMFVAPGGDPANVPEPQVVGPDASLHEAPQLGGYCAVFDEDSANLAALQRGLKTMRTKGPVTGDYQEARIRHFHAQLDKSLGNA
- a CDS encoding alpha-ketoacid dehydrogenase subunit beta; its protein translation is MPRKTYRQAINEALDSEMARDENVIVMGEDVAGGAGGSGEDDAYGGVLGVTKGLVGKYGRTRVIDTPITESAIMGAAAGAASTGLRPVAELMFVDFVGVCFDQIFNQAAKFRYMFGGKARTPLVIRSMIGAGMSAAAQHSQALHPIFTHIPGLKVVMPSNAYDAKGLLIQAIRDDDPVIFLEHKALYDTQAEVPDEPYTIPFGEAEFVTEGDDVTVVAFSAMVPRAKAVADELDKDGIEVELIDPRTTSPLDEEAILESVERTGRLVIVDESSPRCGMAADIAALVASKGFAHLKAPVAMVTPPHTPVPFAPNLEAAYLPSTDRIAAAVRATLGEAVPAE
- a CDS encoding Rieske 2Fe-2S domain-containing protein encodes the protein MPDFGSGAVASGHGESGWERVCAAADIPSSRPLAVEIAGRAMLLCRAGGEVFAVDARCPHAGQSLAGGRVRGGAIACPHHGARFRLSDGAAIAGPTKRALGCHAVRLEGGEVWVRP